In Chanodichthys erythropterus isolate Z2021 chromosome 11, ASM2448905v1, whole genome shotgun sequence, a single window of DNA contains:
- the si:ch211-107o10.3 gene encoding retinol dehydrogenase 11, translating to MQEYTKAAKEFVEEHPTGVTAVLVTGVGLFALRRWMAGGVCRSKARLDGKTVLITGANTGIGKETAVDMAKRGARVILACRDMGRATKAADEIRKRSGNGNVIVKMLDLASLQSVRALAKDVEQTEERLDILINNAGIMMCPQWQTKDGFEMQFGVNHLGHFLLTNLLLDLLKKSTPSRVVSVSSLAHEKGKIYFDDINLEKDYDPYRSYRQSKLANVLFTRELAVRLKGTGVTAYSLHPGVIHTELGRHFLPTLPLWKRLLFLPFFFFVKTPWQGAQTTIYCAVDESLQKTSGLYYSDCAPKEAAPQGRDDAAARRLWDLSASMVGLA from the exons ATGCAGGAATACACAAAGGCAGCGAAAGAGTTTGTGGAAGAGCACCCAACAGGCGTCACAGCTGTCCTGGTTACAG GTGTCGGTCTCTTTGCCCTGCGGAGATGGATGGCTGGTGGAGTCTGCCGCAGCAAAGCGCGCTTGGACGGCAAAACTGTCCTGATAACGGGAGCCAACACTGGGATCGGTAAAGAGACTGCGGTGGACATGGCCAAGAGAG GTGCAAGGGTGATTCTGGCTTGCAGAGACATGGGGAGAGCCACCAAAGCAGCGGATGAGATAAGGAAGAGGAGCGGAAATGGCAACGTGATTGTGAAGATGCTTGATCTGGCCTCCTTGCAGTCTGTCCGAGCTCTGGCCAAAGATGTAGAGCAGACTGAGGAGAGATTGGATATTCTCATTAATAACGCTG GGATAATGATGTGCCCACAATGGCAGACAAAAGATGGCTTTGAGATGCAGTTTGGGGTGAACCACCTGGGCCATTTCCTGCTTACCAACTTACTTCTGGACTTGTTAAAGAAATCAACACCCAGCCGTGTTGTCAGTGTTTCTAGCTTGGCCCATGAGAAAG GCAAGATTTATTTTGATGATATAAACCTGGAGAAAGACTATGATCCATACAGAAGCTATCGACAGAGCAAGCTGGCCAATGTTCTGTTTACCCGTGAACTAGCTGTCAGGTTGAAAG GTACAGGAGTGACAGCTTACTCTCTCCATCCTGGGGTGATCCATACTGAACTCGGCCGACACTTTTTACCCACTCTGCCTCTGTGGAAGAGGCTTTTGTTCTtgcccttttttttctttgtcaaaACACCTTGGCAGGGTGCACAGACCACCATCTATTGTGCAGTGGATGAGAGTCTGCAGAAGACCAGTGGGCTTTACTACAG TGATTGTGCACCCAAAGAGGCGGCTCCTCAGGGTAGGGATGACGCTGCAGCTCGCAGACTGTGGGATCTCAGTGCTTCCATGGTGGGCCTGGCTTGA
- the tmed3 gene encoding transmembrane emp24 domain-containing protein 3, producing the protein MRHPCLLLLAVYIAFINATELTFELPDNEKQCFYEDLEQGVKFDIDFQVIAGGNYDVDCFVTDPLNNMLYQERKKQYDSFSHTTTMKGVYKVCFSNEFSTFSHKTVYLDFRSGEDDRLLPDMNRATALTQMESACLSIHEILKVVSDSQTWYRLREAQDRLRAEDLNERVHIWSIGETIILFVVCIGQVLMLKSFFNEKKASVATSTKT; encoded by the exons ATGAGACACCCTTGTCTTTTACTTTTGGCTGTGTACATAGCCTTTATAAATGCCACCGAATTAACTTTTGAATTGCCCGACAACGAGAAACAATGCTTTTACGAAGACCTGGAACAAGGAGTCAAGTTTGATATAGACTTTCAG GTTATTGCTGGAGGAAACTATGATGTTGACTGTTTTGTGACAGATCCATTGAATAACATGCTGTATCAGGAACGAAAAAAGCAATATGACAGCTTTTCCCATACAACAACCATGAAGGGAGTGTACAAGGTCTGCTTCAGCAACGAGTTCTCCACCTTCTCTCACAAAACGGTTTACCTGGACTTCCGATCTGGAGAGGATGATAGATTATTGCCTGACATGAACAGAGCGACAGCTCTCACACAG ATGGAGTCGGCCTGCTTGTCTATCCATGAGATCCTGAAAGTGGTTTCAGACTCTCAGACCTGGTATCGTCTTCGAGAGGCTCAGGACCGACTCAGGGCTGAAGATCTGAATGAGCGTGTGCACATTTGGTCCATTGGGGAGACCATCATCCTGTTTGTGGTCTGTATTGGCCAGGTGCTTATGCTTAAGAGTTTCTTCAATGAGAAGAAAGCCAGTGTTGCCACCAGCACAAAGACCTAG